A genomic region of Denticeps clupeoides chromosome 9, fDenClu1.1, whole genome shotgun sequence contains the following coding sequences:
- the LOC114797114 gene encoding leukocyte cell-derived chemotaxin 1-like isoform X1 translates to MKAAAAMLAAGLVLVAAAGAARAWIKDDRNVHNFHYSTDVDGRVEEGSMEVDAKNSLESFRTGSRDGEVVEIHDFQIGITGIYFSGGGKCYIRSQIKAFHPGVEKVDRESSVFEMKDGILPVKSDDKSLIWVAAEEPLKDRSFLSSKILGLCGDRPIFWLHPTEPKAISLGRRKRRDARRSKRQYESGAHTPAPEDTSSPAVKNITAAEGTREEEDGGEASASAFNPENPYHQRGHELEAGGLVFDPMLDHQGLCCMDCHRSYTHCERICEPLGGYWPWPYNYRGCRSACRIILPCRWWVARIMGIV, encoded by the exons ATGAAGGCCGCGGCAGCGATGCTGGCTGCAGGGCTGGTGCTGGTGGCGGCAGCCGGAGCCGCCCGCGCGTGGATAAAGGACGACAGAAAC GTTCACAACTTCCACTACAGCACGGACGTTGACGGCAGGGTTGAGGAGGGCTCCATGGAGGTTGATGCCAAAAACAGCCTGGAGAGCTTCCGAACGGGCAGCAGAGACGGAGAAGTGGTGGAGATCCACGACTTTCAAATT GGAATCACTGGAATCTATTTTTCGGGAGGAGGAAAGTGTTACATCAGGTCACAAATCAAGGCCTTCCATCCAGGGGTGGAGAAAGTGGACAGGGAGTCATCCGTTTTTGAGATG AAAGATGGAATCCTGCCCGTAAAGTCTGATGACAAGTCGCTTATTTGGGTCGCTGCTGAGGAACCTCTGAAGGACAGGAGCTTCCTGAGCAGCAAAATCCTTGGTCTGTGTGGAGATCGGCCCATCTTCTGGCTACATCCCACGGAGCCTAAAG CCATCTCGCTGGGAAGAAGGAAGAGACGAGACGCCCGGCGTTCGAAGCGCCAGTACGAGTCAGGGGCCCACACGCCCGCCCCTGAGGACACGAGCAGCCCTGCTGTGAAGAACATCACTGCCGCCGAGGGCaccagagaggaggaggatggcggCGAGGCATCAGCGTCCGCTTTTAACCCCGAGAACCCGTATCAC caGCGTGGTCACGAGTTGGAGGCAGGTGGCCTCGTGTTTGACCCCATGCTGGACCATCAAGGACTCTGTTGCATGGACTGCCACCGCAGCTACACCCACTGCGAGAGGATCTGCGAGCCTTTGGGTGGCTACTGGCCCTGGCCGTACAACTACAGGGGATGCCGCAGTGCCTGCAGAATCATTCTGCCATGCCGCTGGTGGGTGGCACGCATAATGGGAATCGTGTGA
- the LOC114797110 gene encoding protocadherin-8, with the protein MEPRRWILGFFLVCGRLAAPAATGGNTLRYRVDEESSPDTVIGNLARDLSWTPASGFRMMKRQNASLVRLRENSGELAVAGRLDRERLCRRRLPCLVSFDVLSLSGERFRLVHVEVEVRDVNDNAPRFPRRETAVEVSENAAVGSRVALDAAEDEDVGSNDVQSYQISVNSHFTIDVMTRADGVKYAELVLMRELDRETQAAHVLELVATDGGSPPRSGDTKVVVRVQDFNDNSPVFEQNNFSVDLPEDAPPGYVILDLNAADADEGANGEVVFGFGQQVSAEIRRLFAVDPRSGRLTLESPVDFEDKKTYELDVQATDLGPNPTPSACKIVIHVQDVNDNPPEVTITPMTSTAAGVAYISEAAEPDSFVALISTADRDSGPNGRVQCALYGHAHFALRRAREDSYTLVTTAALDRERTAEYNLTVMAEDLGSPPLRTVSRYTVRLADENDNAPAFATPAHEVCVEENNAPGAYVTTVAATDLDVGRNAKITYRLVDRLVMGSLVSTFVSLDPASGSLYALRSFNYEVMKRLEVGVQASDGGFPQLHGTATVTLKIVDQNDNAPSIVQPVLLNGTAEVPLPRDAPPGYVVTQVRARDADEGRNAELTFNLVDGGDLGFSINRATGQITVGRKLPHDLADAVRVRVAVSDAGQPPLTSTATIRLVPTAAAPAGDNFYAKSEEEAPGQWDESIVIIAVLAGSCTVLLVAIILITTICSRHKRGDRRGGGAPRDKGDVPRLEQGEKGNAMALIADHGGGMFDVRASQAVFVIPAAPTSSEDSSPKDRKDKTCPFKSKGRALDGKMEGYCTLPGYGKETTRPVTIWKGNSMTTISARDPQISGKDSGKGDSDFNDSDSDISDGNKKDCMAVNGLWACTSECKILGHSDRCWSPSAIRPGGNPANRHLSTFAKTATLPRDGHGKGQAAKAVHEKAQHRKFDYILVCPPQPEKIPESEEMSIAAYTPCAKMFPADDDEDSFPKS; encoded by the exons atggaacCGCGTCGGTGGATACTTGGCTTCTTCTTGGTCTGCGGGCGGCTCGCCGCCCCGGCCGCCACCGGGGGAAACACGCTGCGCTACCGGGTGGACGAGGAGAGCAGCCCGGACACGGTGATCGGGAACCTCGCCCGGGACCTGTCCTGGACCCCCGCGTCCGGATTCCGGATGATGAAGCGGCAGAACGCGTCCCTGGTGCGTCTGCGGGAGAACTCCGGCGAGCTGGCGGTGGCGGGGCGCCTCGACCGGGAGCGGCTGTGCCGTCGCCGGCTGCCGTGCCTCGTCTCCTTCGACGTGCTGAGCCTGTCCGGGGAGCGCTTCCGGCTGGTCcacgtggaggtggaggtgcgggacgtgaacgacaacgccCCGCGGTTCCCGCGGCGGGAGACGGCGGTGGAGGTGTCGGAGAACGCGGCCGTGGGCTCCCGCGTGGCCCTGGACGCGGCGGAGGACGAGGACGTGGGCTCCAACGACGTCCAGAGCTACCAGATCTCCGTCAACAGCCACTTCACCATCGACGTGATGACGCGCGCCGACGGGGTTAAGTACGCGGAGCTGGTCCTGATGCGGGAGCTGGACCGGGAGACGCAGGCGGCCCACGTGTTGGAGCTGGTGGCCACGGACGGCGGCAGCCCGCCGCGCTCCGGGGACACGAAGGTCGTCGTCAGAGTGCAGGACTTCAACGACAACAGTCCCGTGTTCGAGCAGAACAACTTCTCCGTGGATCTGCCCGAGGACGCGCCCCCGGGGTACGTGATTCTGGACCTGAACGCCGCGGACGCGGACGAGGGCGCCAACGGCGAGGTCGTGTTCGGCTTCGGGCAGCAGGTCTCCGCCGAGATCCGGCGGCTTTTCGCCGTGGACCCCAGATCCGGCCGCCTCACCCTGGAGAGCCCCGTGGACTTCGAGGACAAGAAGACGTACGAGCTGGACGTGCAGGCCACCGACCTGGGCCCGAACCCGACGCCGTCCGCCTGCAAGATCGTCATCCACGTCCAggacgtgaacgacaacccGCCCGAGGTCACCATCACCCCCATGACCTCCACCGCCGCGGGCGTCGCCTACATCTCCGAGGCCGCCGAGCCCGACAGCTTCGTGGCGCTGATCAGCACCGCGGACAGGGACTCGGGTCCGAACGGCCGCGTGCAGTGCGCGCTCTACGGCCACGCCCACTTCGCGCTGCGGCGCGCCCGCGAGGACAGCTACACGCTGGTCACCACGGCCGCGCTGGACCGGGAGCGCACGGCCGAGTACAACCTGACGGTGATGGCCGAGGACCTCGGCTCGCCGCCGTTACGCACCGTGTCCCGGTACACCGTCAGGCTGGCGGACGAGAACGACAACGCGCCCGCGTTCGCCACGCCCGCCCACGAGGTGTGCGTGGAGGAAAACAACGCGCCTGGCGCCTACGTCACCACGGTGGCCGCCACGGACCTGGACGTGGGCCGGAACGCCAAGATCACCTACAGGCTGGTGGACAGGTTGGTCATGGGGTCCCTGGTGTCCACGTTCGTGTCCCTGGACCCCGCCAGCGGCTCGCTTTACGCCCTGAGGAGTTTCAACTACGAGGTGATGAAGAGGCTGGAGGTCGGGGTGCAGGCGAGCGACGGGGGGTTCCCTCAGCTGCACGGCACCGCCACCGTCACGCTGAAAATCGTCGATCAGAACGACAACGCGCCGTCCATCGTGCAGCCCGTCCTACTGAACGGGACGGCGGAGGTCCCGCTGCCCCGAGACGCCCCTCCGGGCTACGTGGTCACCCAGGTCCGAGCCCGAGACGCCGACGAGGGCCGCAACGCCGAGCTGACCTTTAACCTCGTCGACGGGGGCGACCTGGGCTTCTCCATCAACAGGGCGACGGGGCAGATCACCGTCGGCCGCAAGCTGCCCCACGACCTCGCCGACGCCGTGAGAGTCAGGGTCGCGGTGAGCGACGCCGGACAGCCGCCCCTGACCTCCACCGCCACCATACGCCTCGTCCCGACAGCGGCCGCGCCCGCCGGAGACAACTTCTACGCCAAGAGCGAGGAGGAGGCGCCGGGCCAGTGGGACGAGTCCATCGTGATCATCGCGGTGCTCGCCGGCAGCTGCACCGTCCTTTTAGTGGCAATTATCTTAATTACCACCATTTGCAGCCGCCACAAACGAGGGGACAGGAGGGGCGGCGGGGCGCCGCGCGACAAAGGAGACGTGCCGCGCCTGGAACAGGGGGAGAAGGGCAACGCCATGGCCCTGATCGCCGACCACGGGGGCGGCATGTTTGATGTGCGCGCCAGCCAAGCAGTGTTCGTCATCCCCGCCGCGCCCACCAGCAGCGAGGACTCCAGCCCGAAGGACAGGAAGGATAAAACGTGTCCCTTTAAGTCCAAAGGGAGGGCCTTGGATGGCAAGATGGAG GGGTACTGCACGCTGCCCGGCTACGGGAAAGAGACCACGAGGCCCGTCACGATATGGAAAGGCAACTCGATGACGACCATCTCCGCCAGAGATCCGCAGATCAGCGGCAAGGACAGCGGCAAAGGGGACAGCGACTTCAACGACAGCGACTCCGACATCAGCGATGGCAACAAGAAAGACTGCATGGCCGTAAACG GACTCTGGGCCTGCACCAGCGAGTGCAAGATCCTCGGCCACTCCGACAGATGCTGGAGCCCATCGGCCATCAGGCCCGGCGGCAACCCGGCGAACAGACACCTCTCCACCTTCGCCAAGACGGCCACGCTGCCCAGGGACGGCCACGGCAAGGGCCAAGCGGCGAAGGCCGTCCACGAGAAGGCGCAGCACAGGAAATTTGACTACATCCTTGTTTGTCCGCCTCAGCCAGAGAAGATCCCCGAGTCGGAGGAGATGAGCATTGCGGCGTACACGCCGTGCGCCAAGATGTTTCCGGCGGACGACGATGAGGACAGCTTCCCGAAATCCTAA
- the LOC114797114 gene encoding leukocyte cell-derived chemotaxin 1-like isoform X2, with product MKAAAAMLAAGLVLVAAAGAARAWIKDDRNVHNFHYSTDVDGRVEEGSMEVDAKNSLESFRTGSRDGEVVEIHDFQIGITGIYFSGGGKCYIRSQIKAFHPGVEKVDRESSVFEMKDGILPVKSDDKSLIWVAAEEPLKDRSFLSSKILGLCGDRPIFWLHPTEPKAISLGRRKRRDARRSKRQYESGAHTPAPEDTSSPAVKNITAAEGTREEEDGGEASASAFNPENPYHRGHELEAGGLVFDPMLDHQGLCCMDCHRSYTHCERICEPLGGYWPWPYNYRGCRSACRIILPCRWWVARIMGIV from the exons ATGAAGGCCGCGGCAGCGATGCTGGCTGCAGGGCTGGTGCTGGTGGCGGCAGCCGGAGCCGCCCGCGCGTGGATAAAGGACGACAGAAAC GTTCACAACTTCCACTACAGCACGGACGTTGACGGCAGGGTTGAGGAGGGCTCCATGGAGGTTGATGCCAAAAACAGCCTGGAGAGCTTCCGAACGGGCAGCAGAGACGGAGAAGTGGTGGAGATCCACGACTTTCAAATT GGAATCACTGGAATCTATTTTTCGGGAGGAGGAAAGTGTTACATCAGGTCACAAATCAAGGCCTTCCATCCAGGGGTGGAGAAAGTGGACAGGGAGTCATCCGTTTTTGAGATG AAAGATGGAATCCTGCCCGTAAAGTCTGATGACAAGTCGCTTATTTGGGTCGCTGCTGAGGAACCTCTGAAGGACAGGAGCTTCCTGAGCAGCAAAATCCTTGGTCTGTGTGGAGATCGGCCCATCTTCTGGCTACATCCCACGGAGCCTAAAG CCATCTCGCTGGGAAGAAGGAAGAGACGAGACGCCCGGCGTTCGAAGCGCCAGTACGAGTCAGGGGCCCACACGCCCGCCCCTGAGGACACGAGCAGCCCTGCTGTGAAGAACATCACTGCCGCCGAGGGCaccagagaggaggaggatggcggCGAGGCATCAGCGTCCGCTTTTAACCCCGAGAACCCGTATCAC CGTGGTCACGAGTTGGAGGCAGGTGGCCTCGTGTTTGACCCCATGCTGGACCATCAAGGACTCTGTTGCATGGACTGCCACCGCAGCTACACCCACTGCGAGAGGATCTGCGAGCCTTTGGGTGGCTACTGGCCCTGGCCGTACAACTACAGGGGATGCCGCAGTGCCTGCAGAATCATTCTGCCATGCCGCTGGTGGGTGGCACGCATAATGGGAATCGTGTGA